cgCAGTGATGGCGGGACGAGGGCGGAGCATGCGCGGGGCGgattggaggcgcgtatatctgtacgcacctttagattatAAGATAGCTCATCAACTAATATTTTGTTACCATTTGTCatgatttaaataatatattatggaaTTTCTATAATGAAGCTATAGTCTATGGTTCAAGAAAAGTATctcaaatcataatattatcaatctgtGAACATGTATTTAATAGAAATTACACGTTTCAAAAATGTCATGCATGTGTAACAAaaccttatttttatttattctaaccAAATCATTCAACTGAAATTTCTGCAAATTTAATACCTGTTAGACAAATACATGATATTAAAATCCCGGACAATGAATTTCACAACCCTGTTTCCGGCTTTGGTTACAGAGACTTCAAACACCGGAGAACCGTTGAAGCTTGAATTTATGCGAATCTGTTCAATAAACAAGAACAAGCGCGCCACAATCAACTCACTCCGAGTTTCATTCAGCTCCAACAATTCCATTTTCACATGAAAGTGCGATTCCTAGAGAATGCAGCGCGCGTTTATGGTCTTCCTGTTGTCCTACAATATTCCGAACGACGTTCGAAACCGTACAACTACATGAGAAAGTAACGTATGCATATGGAAGTGCTCATAATTTAATTGGCCGAGCGGGGAAATTTCCTCCACGTTTCTGCAGTACAGTATTCAGAGTCCAACCATTTTCCACTTGAAGAGTGCCAATTGCCACCGACTCACAAGAGCGTATGCGATCAAAACAAATTGAGTTTAACGAGATACGGTACAATTTACGTACATTTGGTTCATGATTTTCGTCAATTAGTACGTTCTCTGAATAACTGGTGTCTGGTATGCGTTACTCTAGTGGAAGAAACAGGAAAATCATAATGGAATTAAATAAGAaactcaattgaaaaataaaaatgatgaaaCTGAAATGGAAAATTCATGACCAGTATAATCTTATTTTCGGCACTTGATTCTACATTGATTAATATGCATTTATGATTATGGATAACAGCTTATATATTTAAAAGCTTGTTCGTCatattaaagctgcgtttacaccggagttaataacacgagttacacgtttaataataacaaaaagttattaacttgactgaatcatCGAAGATTTCTCTTAACAATTTCTATGGATATTGTTCATCATATTAAAggtgcgtttacaccagagttgataacacgagttattaacaaaaagttattaacttgactgaatcatCAAAGATTTCTCTTAACAAAAGTTCCTTGTTgttgaagaaaatgttattaacataCAGTATGTTATAAAGTTATTTGACATttgttaataacaaaaatgttaaaaacttttgttattgactccggtgtaaacccagcttaagttgTGTTATATCCATTTTTCTCTGAAAGAGAACCTCTCACACAttctatttaattcaaaattgaatcaattggagagaaatgataaaattgaaaaacctTGAGAAGGTTAATTACCAGAAATGTATTCTCTGAAATGAATAATGTTGGAGCAGTGATAGAATGAATAGGTATAAATGAATcatgttttcattttgaaaacaaCAATATTATCCACGCTCACATGAATGTTATCAAATCTATTTGATTGGTGATCTGAACCCATTTGGATAAGTATCACAATAAATATTGGATGAATGTGATGATATTGCGCTAACGAGCTAACTAATCATCATAAATACCATGGATCCCATTAAAATATTCTATGTCTCTTGATTTCAGCAGATAAGCTGTTATCCAAGCTATTTATCAAAGATAACATCAATaggaaatgaaataatcaacTTTCATCCTTTGTTGTTTGAATGAGTATCCTGAATATGGATTctgaatttttgaaatgttgGAGATTAATTTTGTACTCTGTGATCTCACATCATTCAAGTTCATATGAGTTATCAACATAAGATTTTCAGATGTAAACATggacaacaaaatgattttctATACACTGTGCTTTATACTTGTTATGGAATTGGTTGTATGCTTCGACTTCCCGGGAATCGATACAGTTCAAAAGGTAATTAATTAGATatacaattgaaaattgaatacctcaatcaatcaatcaagaatatgCTTTACTCCACAATACAGTAAGtacaaaaatgattaataatataaaatacaaataataaagtACTTTCTAACGGTACATTTTGgtaacaataaaaatttcattaattattgaaatggatTAATAGGTCTGagtctgaaaaacaaaaatatttgtcaCCAATGGTACTATCAGTCAACAATAAAGATAAGACGATATCGACTAGAAAGGCTAAGATTATTGATAacaatttgaaatggaaatcatttttcaattatttaataaaacgataatattgtattaatttgaggTTGGGTTCTTTGTGAATAACGCTTGTCGGCTATATCAATAACGGTCAAGCTGAACATCTGCAATTCGATCGGTTACTCTCGAGCAAAAAAATTGCAAGTAGTTAGCATTCGTTAAGACGAGGACAAAAGGGTTTTGTAACTTACAGCATGCAAAATAAAGGACATAAACGTTCAAAGAAGCAAATATAAATTTCTATTATATATCTATGTGAGCAAATAAAAATCAcgaaaacacaataaaaatgaaagggAAGTGAGATCTAATTTTTCTAGGCGCACTAACACTGTAGCACTTTTGTACAAAAATTGGGTGATAAACCATCAGAGCTCAGTATTTGTTAGGcgctgaaaaataataattcaaaagtcTCCACGTGGTCCTTTTTAGAATTatgagaatttataattattgtatgtaaacctgtatgtaattattgtattgtatgtgaacctgtatgtaattattgtattgtatgtaattATTACATGTAAACCTGTatctagaataaattaaaatttaagtgtaaatatatttatgaataaccTCTTAATATGCCCATGTACTGCGGACTATTTGACAATATTAAATTGCATCATCGCGGATTTATTGAAATCCACCAATAGGAGgagatatttgaattttatgcaaatttagaatTGGAAGTATCGTCGAAAAAGAATAAGGAAAGATCTactgcccacttgcttgccagagaccAACCAACATGAGAGCAATAGACTGATTCCCTTAtaagaattaattttatttattgccaaagtTTAAATCTTAAAAACTCCTAATAAGTAATGAACCTAACTCAGTGAAGCCGCTCTATGACATGTTgagttattaaattaaatatctcCATTGGAAAggacgacagcagcccaccagaaaaggCATAGGACACACGAGGCTAATTCATGCCACATGtttaaatttgtgaaaaatctatGCACATGAGTTacagaaatataatttcctaagagggccctcagtgcaacgaattaatagaaatttcataaagctagctcgtcgaaggtTTTACTtcaaaatcaagcttgatttaaaCTTAATTGTGCAAATAGTTATAACTAAGGGAAAAGTCTTATTAAGAACTTTCATAAGAATAAAATGTCCAATTGTATATCAAAGTTCATAATATAAATCATTTATCTGAATTCCACTGATGGCCGAACTCATACCctgaaaatcaatatttgaaatctcTAATGTTGTTGGAATTCtggattataaaattcttattcgATAAGCAGAAGCGACTGAATGATTGAGCTACAGATATCTTCAATATATgctgataggaaaattatgaaaattattagttGATGCTATTAAGCAGAataatgcccggttgcagagtccaCACATAACTCTCATAAATGTAAGACATAAACTAAAATCATACACATAAACTGTTGGTCATTGCTCAGTCGTTTTGTAGAGGCCTTTTAGCTATAGGCGCCTTTAGTAAGACACATAGGTCACACTGCTGCTCTGTTATAAAAAGTGTGACCCAGTTGCCATATGACACCTAACCCGCTATACGGGGTAAAAGTGCCTAAAGGAATAGCTGTGAACAGGTCTAAAAGCGCTCACATAAAGTTCCTCAAAACAAGATGGTGAAACATCACGTCTTCCATATTTAAGAATATTGTGAGGTTATGTTTGCAAGGTATCCTGATAAAGGTGATTCAATATTGCTAGTCCATCTTTGTGTTTGCAAATTTTGTTGTCAAATGTTGCAAATTAAGATATGATACTATTGATGTTTCTACTATACTGTTGTGAaacgtttgaatttgttttcTGTGATAAAGTTTCATACGTTTTCATTATGGTCTGTTTTATTATTAAGGTACCTACTattgtattttctcatttttgttattatatGGCTTGTTTGTTCCTTAATTTTTATGATATAGAATTCACTAATTCCATGTCTtctttgaattttaaataaataaatataatatacataattattctgAAGTATAGAATTTCAAAACTTAAGCTTTGTGCACACTGCAACAGTGAGCGCACaacgaataaattgaaattcatatttGTAAAACAACTTGTGATTTGGAACCTTTTAAAAGTCAAAAGCCAAGTTGTagaaaagccggttgaattttaataatgattaaatgccacagaaaccaatcagagaaggcttttttgaaaagaaggcttcccTTATTTAGTTCTCatggcatttaatcacggttaatatTTAACaggcctttgtgcaaccgggcctatgaAATAACACTTGATAAACATTTTGCTGAAACAAACACCTTCATAACAATAGCACAACTACAAAGCAAGTTTAAAACCATGCATTTAGATTTTAACAGCACATCTTCGGTCCCATAGTTTAAAAGGATCATTTTAGCTCATGTAGATGCTCATAAATACTATCAGACGACTGTGCAACGCCTGAGAAGTGATTTAAggcacgccacaccaagctcgctaccgcggcggtagcgaagttttaaaaatcgctagccatgtattcaggttgagcgcgccacaccgagttcgctaccgcggcggtagtacggcgcactaccacctacgaccgcctgctaggcgattcaacaaaagttcgctgagaggtagcggacaaagcgagctcagtgtggcgcgctcaacctgaatacatggcaggcgattcgaagaggtagcgcAGTGCTGAGTACTGTAGTCACGCCCTCCCCACACTACTAGACTCACTACTCggagactaccgctagcggacgtttttcggtgtggcgtgctcagccgagaaaactaccaccagcggtactaccttggcggtactggcgagcttggtgtggcgagtcCTTAAAGTCCTTAGTTGAGCGCTTGTAGTTTAACAGCCCACATAGCTATATATGTGGCATCTGTGCAACGAATATTCTGTTTATGTGGATGCACATAGGCTAAATACGAGCCAATAAAGTTATGTGACGACTACAACCGGCCATAAGAGTTTTAATTGAGCCATATGTGATATTTTTCTTacatattttctcatattgtttttatatgttttgttccatatattattttttgctcgttgatttcattgtaattatatattttttgattgaatggtgtatctttcatttttaatcctgtcttcatgcatgGCCAATCTTGTACTAGTAATTTTTACTAGTAATAACATTATCAACCGACTATATtattcaccgaataagttggataaatcagcgatatacagtaTTAATCACTAAATCTTCAGAACTAATATGTTCTCAAGATTCATTTAAATGGTCCAATAAAATCACTGAAATCAAATTGACTAAAATAcagggtcatagtattaagtcaAAGCAGTACTACAAGTCATAGAAAGTATAAGGAATTCTAATTAAAATACCGTCATTGATCACACTCAGTATTATCTCACACAGCTTACCCCTTTGACAGATGGTAGCGAGTCGGATTGATGTCGGTTCCTTATTGTCTTGTGCAATATTTGAAATCCTTATATTTATCTACCTCTTCAACATCTATAATTGTGGAGTCAGTCAATGCAGTGGTAAAGATTGCCGATTGATAAAGCAGCAGCAGTTTGCAGCAATTGATAGCAATTAGGTATAAGCTCCTTGGAGAGCTGGTAAAAACcatatgatattttttatttcagcaggtgcttaaatatcaaaaatatttgaaaattcacatGCTCTACCGACAGACTTGCAGCTGGGCACATGTAGGTCAAATACGGCTTTACATAAACATGTCACAACCAACGTGGGGCATATATTCTATGTGTACCCAAAAGTGACATTACAACTTGAAACAGGTTttcatattatagattacagaaTGAGCCTACATGGGCACTGTGGCCTGTGCGTAGACTCAAAAAGACCTACATACCAGGTTAGCTGCAAAATATAAATGTAAAATACCGGCATACTCTAAATTCCGATATACAATGAGTAATGGAAAAAATggataaactaggaatttaagAGCTACTGTTCAGTTTTACAAAAAAACTTATCAcaaattatgaaaaacaaataattatattttaagacTTAAGAATCTCATTTCATTTATGATTGAGTACTccacaataatacattttcattctAGCTTGAACTCAAGCTAAACTCAAATTGTGGAAAATATACGTCCTGAATGAATATGGTAAGTATgaattctttcaataaatttgaattcaaacaaTGTAATCCATTTGTGTTAATTATATTTGGGAACTTCGGATTATATTTGTAAGCTTGATCCCAATTTGGCTTTTTCTAAGAGCAATATAGGATTTTGTTTCAGAATCTCATGTCGTGGGATATACAGTTCAAACGAATAGAGAATTGTAAAAATCCTGGAACTGGGGATATTGACCTAAATGTACGCTTGAAGAGGATTTCAAGGACAAGAGTGAACATGGAAGGAATTATCACTTTCAAGGTtgattttgatgataatatgaaGGTGAGACGAATGAATGCGACATTTCACTTGATGCATTGCATGTATTTGCAAAGTTGACATTTCAGTTATTCAAGGGTGTACAACACTACAACGGAACTGTATCATTGAATTCCAAAATATGATCCATCCATTAGCGATATGGAATAAAGATTGCAGGAAGATTGAGAAGGCGTTTGATCAAAGCTACTGTAATCCTTACTTTAGATAAGTAGATGATAAGCTTCTTCGAACTTATAAAAAAGCTAGAAGGTATTGAACAAAGAAAAAGTTGAAGGTATTTTATGGTCCTGTTCCGATTCACAGACGATTTAGAGTTACAAATGAgaagtatattatttattctcactTGAATATAGGGATTAAAACAGAAATCCACAATATCCCAGTTGAGATGTTGATATCAATGAGGAATCTCCAACATAGATGTGACAAATATATTTaatcaggaggaagccatctaaAGAATTGAGTAGAGAGGTGAATGTCTagttttgaaatattcatcattacAAATAACATTATTGTCCCCCCCACTcatgttttatgtttttttttcaattttttgctattctGGGTCACCTTGTATCTATTCTTAGGATTGTCCCAAGGATTTACTAATATATAAGCGGGAGGCTCGAAAATCTatcatgttttgaaaaaaatatataagttcaattagaatatattatttattgcaatTCAGGGTGTTCTCGATCTGAGTAGCTGGGGAAACGGCGGCTGGAGGAGTAACGCCTACAGAGTGACTGCAGATAACCCATGTTCCACATACTCTGTGTTTGCCATATTCTTCAAGAAAGTGCGCAAATTAGCTGGTATGCCCGAAACATGTCCAATACCAGCGGTGAGTAAAATGCTAAACCTAATTAAtctataattatgaataaaaatcgagcctcaaatatcgacgttcaataactttttatgtgggcaccgaatttgattattttttttagttgtgtttgctatgttcaggagcaggtttatggcctatcaaaatCATGATCCGACTTTGAGACTCTTTCCTATGGTCCTTTatagtttacatgtaatcctcaTGAGAGAATAAACACCTCCCAGACTGATTACTCCGGACTCATTCAACTCTTTCTTtgtattgacctttctgctccCGGGCGGAGGTGAACCTCAAACAACGTGGAGATCATTACAAGAGGTAGCCCCCCAGGAAGCTCATTACAAGATGGTGCCCCACATTGGGTGCCATCTTTGTATTGACCTTCCTGCTCCCAGGTGGAGGTGAACCTCAAACAACGTGGAGATCATTACAAGAGTTAACCCCCCAGGAAGCTCATTACAGTATGTATAAATTTTTtcgaatgaatgaattttatttgccaaaaacaaaatacaaagaagctttagaaaatagttatttgtatatatgGAGTGGAAAGTGCTGTTTTTTTCCCTGAGgggaaagtttgaagcccgaggagAAGctgagggcaacaattttcctgaggaggaaaaaaaaatttttcatttgtaatatacacaacatttttcctccacctacatttttataaaaactgcaaataaaataatttttaaaaacgtatgtgaccaaacaatgtgttacaacataatctagaAAGTAAACAGAatcagctggcttgtaatcacagttctccgccgacagcgctatctgtcagcaaaagttgtaacaacaatggccgccacaactacagctatgataaagttcccgtttcaaatttgattagttaataaggaatattcgttggctggtattttgaatagcatggaaTATAAACAATatctatacatttttttagtatagtgatatgaagtttgcgaacattttagcatacaaacatatatttcatatgttaGTCAAATCTGGtagaggtattgaatttagttggctcaatgactgactactctatatgcttcctcatctgagcttagaccttcttacCTGTTACaatgtaattttataaaatagaagtgcttcccatgttatttaaatggagtcacttttcctccctaggtagtttttctgtttttcactaccgagagcgaaaaagtgacactttagtattatgttt
The genomic region above belongs to Nilaparvata lugens isolate BPH chromosome 5, ASM1435652v1, whole genome shotgun sequence and contains:
- the LOC120351438 gene encoding uncharacterized protein LOC120351438; the protein is MEGIITFKVDFDDNMKGVLDLSSWGNGGWRSNAYRVTADNPCSTYSVFAIFFKKVRKLAGMPETCPIPAGRYELKDFDTQIVNNITLPFYIIPTTWKITLSYYHRSNNKRLGCKSFIVESRVKSMKKMND